The Pochonia chlamydosporia 170 chromosome 1, whole genome shotgun sequence genome window below encodes:
- a CDS encoding C6 zinc finger domain-containing protein (similar to Colletotrichum gloeosporioides Nara gc5 XP_007287131.1) — translation MLRMQNNYAENSVRMRVKKAKAKRREETSQMVTSIPPIVYIAPEVHSWNRFYQDYIMDSGIAVFNTLPSFNTDGSSTCFLEALQAVTLASSANQLRQSPLMVRARRHYGTAIVTLKATLDDPRRVGDDSILIALFLLSLYEIIVAEAITAVSTDPNLQCQIHFHGVLALLQWRAKHAQDSELDRGVFVFFCHIALMSMFVNYEPCDAKWSALESFSNPWANQPLEPILARAVDFKRRARTRVFLRVDRPPSEDVLQLIEDGISISEDLKNVAANIRAANSTLPSYQRSTAFNNMLEISTKTTEAIARNLYQVVRYHTIELILGLIAFVKDELDGTDCKNAYPMVPSNCISILDEICESICGILGLGNNCDVEDNSKGMGYRVYCTFWPMVILLFSPLVEEEKRVWIEDKLRYMGETTGFGMATWSVKMAKSVHVVLPKR, via the exons ATGCTTCGCATGCAGAACAATTATGCCGAAAATAGTGTGCGGATGCGAGTTAAGAAAGCTAAggcaaagagaagagaagagacaTCACAAATGGTAACTAGCATTCCTCCAATAGTGTACATTGCTCCTGAGGTGCACAGTTGGAATCGTTTCTATCAAGACTATATTATGGATTCTGGTATAGCTGTCTTCAACACTCTCCCTAGCTTTAACACCGACGGCTCCTCAACATGTTTCTTAGAGGCGCTACAGGCAGTGACGTTAGCTAGCTCGGCCAACCAATTGCGTCAGTCTCCATTAATGGTCCGAGCCAGGAGACACTATGGCACAGCAATAGTCACGCTTAAAGCCACGCTTGATGATCCAAGGCGGGTAGGAGACGATTCGATACTGATAGCTCTATTTCTACTTTCACTCTATGAG ATAATTGTCGCAGAGGCTATCACAGCCGTTTCAACGGATCCGAACTTGCAATGTCAGATCCACTTCCACGGCGTATTGGCTTTGCTTCAATGGCGAGCTAAGCATGCGCAAGATTCTGAATTAGATCGAGGAGTGTTTGTATTTTTCTGTCATATTGCC TTAATGAGTATGTTTGTTAATTACGAGCCCTGCGACGCCAAGTGGTCAGCCCTGGAGAGCTTTTCGAATCCATGGGCAAATCAACCGCTAGAACCTATACTTGCCAGAGCTGTCGATTTCAAGAGGCGAGCTCGCACTCGAGTCTTCCTGAGGGTCGACCGTCCTCCTAGCGAGGATGTGCTACAGCTTATCGAAGACGGGATTAGTATTAGCGAAGACCTCAAGAATGTGGCCGCCAACATCAGGGCCGCAAATTCAACTTTACCTTCATATCAACGATCGACCGCATTCAATAACATGCTTGAAATTTCTACCAAAACAACTGAAGCTATAGCAAGAAATCTATATCAAGTCGTCAGGTATCATACAATTGAGCTTATTCTGGGCCTCATCGCGTTTGTAAAAGACGAACTAGATGGAACTGACTGTAAGAACGCTTATCCGATGGTCCCATCAAATTGTATCTCTATCCTAGACGAGATATGCGAAAGCATTTGCGGTATACTCGGTCTTGGTAACAACTGCGACGTCGAAGACAACAGCAAAGGTATGGGCTACCGAGTTTATTGCACGTTCTGGCCCATGGTGATTCTACTGTTCTCTCCActggtcgaggaggagaagagggtATGGATTGAAGATAAACTTCGATATATGGGCGAGACAACAGGATTCGGCATGGCAACTTGGTCggtcaaaatggcaaagtcTGTACACGTTGTCCTGCCCAAAAGGTAG
- a CDS encoding short-chain dehydrogenase (similar to Aspergillus oryzae RIB40 XP_003190538.1) encodes MAPNFDYTTKASELVAWYAPFITGKVILVTGVSTGGLGERYVKQVAAAKPSLFILTGRSISKLEAVKADLNAVLPEIKVKIVSMDLLSFADVRKAAATVNSWDDVPHIDILVNNAGIMAVPYSKSEDGFESQFQTNHLSHFLFTNLLIEKVLASTAPRIVTVSSNVHRVGNIRWEDYNFGDGQRYQRWLSYGQSKTGNALMGLSLAEKLGSRGLLSFPMCPGTSYTNLSAHGAADFAAFAADLTDMDNIYGNKWGCGMGELQFKDPDQGVATHVFASFDTSIAGQNGAFVTDCHIADQAKEEVYSWATSKVDAERLWKLSEKLVGQEFKY; translated from the coding sequence atggcgccCAACTTCGACTACACCACCAAGGCCAGCGAGCTCGTGGCTTGGTACGCCCCTTTCATTACTGGCAAGGTCATTCTCGTTACCGGAGTCTCTACCGGAGGTCTCGGCGAGAGATATGTCAAACAGGTCGCTGCAGCCAAGCCTAGCCTCTTCATCCTGACAGGTCGTTCCATCTCGAAATTGGAAGCCGTCAAGGCAGATCTCAACGCCGTGCTTCCTGAAATCAAGGTCAAGATCGTCTCTATGGACCTTCTCTCATTCGCTGATGTCAGGAAGGCCGCCGCTACGGTGAATTCCTGGGACGATGTTCCTCACATTGATATCTTGGTCAATAATGCAGGCATTATGGCGGTGCCATATAGCAAGTCCGAGGATGGGTTCGAAAGCCAGTTCCAGACAAATCATCTCAGTCACTTCCTCTTCACCAATCTCCTTATCGAGAAGGTCCTTGCCTCTACGGCTCCGCGCATTGTCACAGTCTCTAGTAACGTGCATCGCGTCGGCAACATCCGATGGGAGGATTACAATTTCGGGGACGGGCAGCGCTACCAGAGATGGTTGTCGTACGGCCAGTCTAAGACGGGCAATGCTCTAATGGGTCTCTCACTCGCCGAGAAACTCGGTTCCCGGGGCCTTCTCTCCTTTCCTATGTGTCCCGGCACCAGCTACACGAACCTGTCGGCGCACGGAGCCGCTGACTTCGCCGCTTTCGCCGCCGACCTTACCGATATGGACAACATCTATGGTAATAAGTGGGGTTGCGGCATGGGCGAACTCCAATTCAAGGACCCGGACCAGGGAGTTGCCACCCATGTCTTTGCGTCGTTCGACACCAGCATCGCGGGTCAGAACGGTGCCTTTGTGACTGATTGCCATATTGCGGACCAGGCTAAGGAGGAAGTCTACTCCTGGGCGACAAGCAAGGTCGATGCCGAGAGGTTGTGGAAGCTCAGCGAGAAGCTTGTCGGCCAGGAATTCAAGTATTAA
- a CDS encoding proline utilization protein (similar to Colletotrichum gloeosporioides Nara gc5 XP_007276134.1), with protein MLPAELLNVTQTQYLRNDAVHNLLINLTKEEAISFRNRIEQALEDFSGGGERQYQPEPSAVCRPNGQRTLFRTFTSDSSVGAKLVVEPPLRPDGKKDPLHGILVLTDGQGNPSGILDAEEVTGYRTSMNVMVPFSWRKNIDNIIIFGGGMQAMWHTRLILTLRGPEVKNITFLNPVKDQIDALIAKISKENEVRWKSNCSFHFVDTTAADFQQQVEIRMRDVDCVFCTTPSRKALFPSHYLTKRSGGCRQPFISAIGSWQSDMIELDPALLHHAIATGGYNPHTNGSSGAVLVDDGNFALENAGEVVQSEITAKDMVELGQIVALKKAWTENKSLKGIDDMNRFISEGFVVYKSIGVSLTDLVAGKAVLDIANGKNHV; from the exons ATGCTAC CTGCAGAACTTTTGAACGTGACACAAACCCAATATCTCCGCAACGATGCCGTCCACAACTTGCTGATAAATCTCACCAAGGAAGAGGCTATCTCCTTCAGAAACAGAATTGAGCAGGCCTTGGAAGATTTCTCTGGCGGCGGTGAACGCCAATATCAACCCGAGCCCAGTGCTGTATGCCGGCCCAACGGTCAACGGACTCTTTTCCGGACCTTCACTTCAGATTCGAGCGTCGGTGCCAAACTCGTGGTTGAGCCTCCACTCAGGCCCGATGGCAAAAAGGATCCCCTGCATGGCATTCTCGTCTTGACGGATGGACAAGGCAATCCCTCAGGCATCCTCGATGCCGAGGAAGTCACTGGTTACCGAACGTCAATGAATGTCATGGTTCCCTTTTCATGGAGAAAAAATATAGATAATATTATCATTTTTGGCGGTGGTATGCAGGCCATGTGGCATACCCGCCTCATCCTGACGCTGAGGGGACCCGAGGTCAAGAACATCACTTTTCTGAACCCTGTCAAGGACCAGATTGATGCATTGATTGCCAAGATCTCGAAGGAGAACGAAGTTCGCTGGAAGTCAAACTGCTCCTTCCATTTTGTGGACACCACCGCTGCAGACttccagcagcaagttgAGATTCGCATGAGAGACGTCGACTGCGTATTCTGCACTACCCCATCCAGAAAGGCACTCTTTCCCTCCCACTACCTGACTAAGAGGAGCGGCGGTTGTCGCCAGCCCTTCATTTCGGCCATAGGTTCCTGGCAATCGGATATGATCGAATTGGATCCCGCCCTGTTACATCATGCCATTGCTACTGGCGGATATAACCCCCATACCAATGGAAGCAGTGGAGCAGTGCTGGTGGACGATGGCAATTTCGCTCTTGAGAATGCCGGTGAGGTGGTTCAAAGTGAGATTACGGCTAAAGACATGGTTGAGCTCGGTCAGATAGTCGCTCTGAAAAAGGCATGGACCGAGAATAAAAGCTTGAAGGGCATCGATGATATGAATCGTTTCATTTCGGAAGGCTTCGTTGTCTACAAAAGTATTGGGGTTAGTCTAACGGACTTGGTGGCAGGGAAAGCCGTTTTGGATATTGCAAACGGCAAGAATCACGTGTAA
- a CDS encoding carbapenem antibiotics biosynthesis protein carD (similar to Paracoccidioides sp. 'lutzii' Pb01 XP_002791231.1) has product MPPLHLVRTSRELARRATPSLSTFQHISRSYSQVTARYDLKSGSTSSVPQSNAPEALTGLRALPWSSLIRSLAVLSVASLPQPALSRLIRTVKRHSNWIHRSAIMRRAIRATFYDTFCIGEGKVEIAKNVNELRQIGVRGVILAFAREAIVVPETNHETLLTSDEPELASWVRFNLETIDNLRQGDYLAVRCTGAGKSTLKVMDQYFEYTKNPGSITKDARHDLLAQLEVLRLALYEICAAAKSRGIRILVDAEDIRCQVSIDHIALNLMSTFNRGSDAFVLSTYQMYLKAGIAKLRAHLQHAAENNYILGVKMVRGAFMHTEPDRTLLHDTKGDTDKAYDEAVKLLITSHGASSLDSGSVCSTSSQGRWAADVMLATHNSHSAKEALRLYREYIQHRGNKGSAPGTGLRSLAFAQLKGMADELSLQLAADVEKMSERSDQAIGHVTLGGTPQYPRIGVYKYSVWGPFQECLLYMLRRAEENKDAVARSRGTATVMMKEAFQRLLRTRRFQARSA; this is encoded by the exons ATGCCgcctcttcatcttgttcgAACAAGCCGAGAACTGGCACGGCGGGCGACCCCTTCACTGTCTACCTTTCAGCATATTTCGCGTTCCTACTCTCAAGTTACTGCTAGATATGACCTTAAGTCTGGGAGCACTTCGTCAGTGCCGCAATCCAATGCTCCAGAGGCTCTGACAGGTTTACGAGCTCTCCCCTGGAGCTCCTTGATCCGATCCTTGGCAGTCCTTTCGGTTGCTTCACTGCCACAACCAGCTCTTTCGAGATTAATTCGCACTGTAAAACGCCACAGCAACTGGATACATCGGTCTGCCATCATGCGACGAGCCATTCGAGCCACTTTCTACGACACATTTTGCATAGGTGAAGGGAAAGTGGAGATTGCAAAGAATGTAAATGAGCTCCGACAAATAGGTGTGCGTGGAGTAATACTTGCCTTTGCACGAGAGGCTATAGTCGTCCCTGAGACGAACCACGAAACTTTACTCACATCGGATGAGCCAGAATTGGCATCATGGGTCAGGTTTAACTTGGAAACAATTGACAACCTTCGCCAGGGTGACTACCTCGCAGTGCGATGCACTGGTGCTGGCAAGTCAACACTCAAAGTCATGGATCAATACTTTGAGTACACGAAGAACCCAGGTTCAATCACTAAAGATGCTCGGCATGACTTATTGGCCCAACTTGAGGTGTTGCGTCTTGCACTTTACGAGATTTGCGCAGCGGCGAAATCTCGGGGCATAAGAATTTTAGTGGATGCAGAAGACATCAGGTGCCAAGTCTCGATCGACCACATTGCGCTC AATCTCATGTCGACATTTAATAGAGGCAGCGATGCTTTCGTTCTGAGTACTTACCAGAT GTATCTCAAGGCCGGGATTGCTAAATTGCGTGCTCACTTGCAGCATGCCGCCGAAAATAATTACATTCTTGGGGTCAAGATGGTGCGCGGGGCCTTTATGCACACGGAGCCCGATCGTACCCTCCTCCACGACACAAAGGGCGATACCGACAAGGCGTATGACGAAGCCGTAAAGCTTCTTATTACATCACATGGTGCTAGCTCCTTGGATTCTGGAAGTGTATGTTCCACGAGCTCCCAAGGTCGATGGGCAGCAGATGTTATGCTTGCCACTCATAACTCACACAGCGCAAAGGAGGCATTGAGGCTGTACCGGGAATATATTCAACATCGAGGTAACAAGGGCAGCGCTCCGGGTACAGGGCTGAGGAGCTTGGCGTTTGCGCAACTCAAAGGCATGGCTGATGAGCTTTCTCTTCAATTAGCTGCAGATGTTGAGAAGATGTCTGAAAGAAGCGACCAAGCAATTGGGCATGTTACGCTTGGTGGCACGCCACAGTATCCAAGAATTGGGGTGTACAAGTATTCAGTATGGGGTCCGTTTCAAGAGTGTCTCTTGTACATGTTGCGTCGCGCGGAAGAGAACAAGGATGCAGTGGCAAGGAGCCGTGGCACAGCAACCGTTATGATGAAGGAGGCATTTCAGCGCTTGCTCCGAACGAGAAGATTTCAAGCGCGCAGCGCATAG
- a CDS encoding delta-1-pyrroline-5-carboxylate dehydrogenase, mitochondrial precursor (similar to Aspergillus terreus NIH2624 XP_001208681.1), with amino-acid sequence MFGRGQLQARSLRASQFFHSTKTRLPTQTVWMSTAGQFRVPKPFNERNRAFTPSSPERQTLQDALDQLKAQLPVTVPSVIAGSEISESRRGQILTKMPSKQSQIFAKSASATPKDVERAIDAALAAKAEWSTTPFNNRAGVFLRAAELVTGKYRDQLLASTMLGQGKNAWQAEIDAAAELADFFRFNVSFAQEIYERQPELIAPGESGRTDWRPLEGFVYAVSPFNFTAIGGNLVSAPALMGNVVVWKPSPHSIHASYLVYKILLEAGLPPNVVQFVSGDAREITDIILNHPRFAALHFTGSSEVFRALHLKVAEGIASNKFVELPRLVGETSGKNFHLLHHSADIPNAAKQTIRAAFEYAGQKCSACSRVYVPQSRAEQFFNEMRAGLETVRIGPPEQWENFAGPVIHKDAFDKISNAIDKANQDADLENIYGGTYDSSEGLYINPSIYISNTPNHELFHKEFFGPVLVAYIYPDDKFEETLELVDNHGGGFALTGSVFASDRMAIALAEEKLRYSAGNFYTNSKTTGAVIGQQSFGGGRSSGTNDKAGSVSLVQRFASPRTLKEDFKTLDSVLYPSNQ; translated from the exons ATGTTTGGACGCGGACAACTTCAAGCGCGCAGTCTGCGAGCTTCGCAATTTTTCCATTCTACAAAGACTAGGTTGCCTACACAAACTGTATGGATGTCAACTGCAGGGCAATTTAGAGTTCCAAAGCCTTTCAATGAGCGAAAC CGTGCATTTACCCCATCATCGCCCGAGAGACAAACGCTCCAAGATGCCCTCGATCAATTGAAAGCGCAACTTCCAGTTACCGTCCCCTCAGTCATCGCAGGCAGCGAAATTAGCGAAAGCCGTCGCGGACAAATTCTGACCAAGATGCCCTCCAAGCAAAGTCAGATCTTTGCCAAATCAGCTTCAGCAACTCCCAAGGACGTCGAGAGAGCCATAGATGCAGCATTAGCAGCCAAGGCGGAATGGTCAACCACCCCCTTCAACAACAGGGCTGGAGTTTTTCTCCGGGCCGCCGAGCTTGTCACGGGCAAGTACCGCGATCAATTACTTGCTAGCACCATGCTTGGGCAGGGTAAGAATGCCTGGCAAGCTGAGATTGATGCTGCAGCCGAGCTTGCAGACTTTTTCCGCTTCAACGTTTCCTTTGCCCAGGAGATCTATGAAAGGCAGCCTGAACTGATTGCACCAGGTGAGAGTGG GCGGACAGACTGGCGTCCTCTTGAAGGATTCGTGTATGCTGTCTCCCCGTTCAACTTTACGGCCATCGGCGGCAACCTTGTTTCGGCACCTGCGTTAATGGGCAATGTTGTTGTCTGGAAACCTTCACCTCACTCTATCCACGCCAGTTATCTTGTCTACAAGATTCTTCTGGAGGCCGGTCTTCCGCCCAACGTAGTTCAGTTCGTGTCGGGAGATGCAAGAGAAATCACAGacatcatcctcaaccacccTCGTTTCGCCGCCTTACACTTCACGGGTTCGTCCGAAGTCTTTCGTGCCCTCCACCTCAAAGTGGCCGAGGGCATCGCGTCAAATAAGTTTGTCGAACTTCCCCGTCTCGTGGGCGAGACTTCGGGCAAGAATTTTCATCTCTTGCACCACTCCGCGGATATACCCAATGCGGCCAAACAAACAATTCGTGCCGCCTTCGAATACGCAGGCCAAAAGTGCTCCGCTTGCTCGAGGGTGTATGTCCCACAAAGCCGAGCTGAACAATTCTTCAACGAGATGAGAGCAGGTCTCGAAACTGTCAGGATCGGACCCCCGGAGCAGTGGGAAAACTTTGCCGGTCCCGTAATTCACAAGGATGCATTCGACAAGATATCCAACGCTATCGACAAAGCAAATCAGGATGCTGACCTTGAGAATATTTATGGCGGAACGTACGATTCCTCGGAGGGGCTGTACATCAATCCTTCCATTTACATATCCAATACCCCCAACCATGAACTTTTCCACAAAGAATTCTTCGGCCCAGTTTTAGTGGCATACATCTACCCTGATGATAAATTCGAGGAAACTCTCGAGTTAGTTGACAATCATGGTGGAGGTTTCGCCTTGACTGGTTCAGTGTTTGCAAGCGACAGGATGGCAATTGCGCTCGCAGAGGAGAAACTGCGATATTCCGCTGGAAACTTTtacaccaacagcaagactaCTGGTGCAGTAATTGGACAGCAGTCTTTTGGTGGAGGGAGGAGCAGTGGCACGAATGATAAAGCCGGTAGTGTGAGCTTGGTGCAACGCTTTGCCTCACCCAGGACTTTGAAGGAAGATTTTAAGACCCTAGATAGCGTCTTGTATCCAAGCAATCAGTAG
- a CDS encoding amino acid transporter (similar to Aspergillus oryzae RIB40 XP_001827503.1), producing MSTSSKKFDLERRAGPPSMTGAECQEYEETPCIHDEVFGDLSEKGPNYRNVGWMGTVALMMKTQIGLGVLSIPAAFDTLGLIPGLICLLTIAGITTWSDYIVGVFKRKHPEVYSIDDAGGMMFGRVGREFFGAAFCIYWIFVAGSGMLSISIGLNAVSSHGACTAAFVAVAAIIGFMFASIRTLGRISWLAWVGLTFILASILVVTIAVGVQTRPAAAPQVGPWISDFKLFKMPPFTSAISAVSSLIFAYAGTPAFFAVAAEMRDPELYTRSLLVCQSGVTATYIAIGTVVYYFCGSFVASPALGSAGPIMKKAAYGLALPGLIVTTTIVVHLPAKYIFVRILRGSKHLTTNGVVHWGTWLGCTLTTTIIAYVIASGIPVFGGLVSLIGALLGTLMSFQPMGCMWLYDNWKRGKQEMMWKWVLMVMFSSFVVVSGTFLMIVGTYGSVVGIIDSYKESGGSTAWTCADNSNSA from the exons ATGTCAACAAGCTCCAAGAAATTTGACTTGGAAAGAAGAGCTGGTCCTCCATCAATGACTGGTGCCGAGTGTCAAGAATATGAGGAGACTCCGTGTATTCACGATGAGGTATTTGGAGACTTGTCGGAGAAAGGGCCAAATTACCGCAAC GTCGGATGGATGGGAACTGTCGCTCTCATGATGAAAACCCAGATTGGCCTAGGTGTCCTCTCTATTCCTGCGGCGTTCGATACCCTTGGATTGATTCCCGGTCTTATTTGCCTACTTACTATCGCGGGCATTACGACGTGGTCAGACTATATTGTTGGTGTCTTTAAGCGCAAGCACCCTGAAGTTTATAGCATCGACGATGCTGGTGGAATGATGTTTGGCCGCGTTGGCCGAGAATTCTTTGGTGCCGCATTTTGCATTT ACTGGATCTTTGTTGCTGGTTCGGGAATGCTGAGCATTTCCATCGGTCTCAACGCGGTATCGTCTCATGGGGCCTGTACTGCGGCTTTTGTGGCAGTTGCCGCCATCATCGGCTTCATGTTTGCCAGCATTCGCACACTAGGCCGCATAAGCTGGTTGGCATGGGTAGGACTTACGTTTATCCTGGCTTCTA TTCTGGTCGTGACTATCGCGGTTGGTGTTCAAACCCGGCCGGCTGCCGCACCTCAAGTCGGTCCCTGGATTTCCGACTTTAAACTATTCAAAATGCCACCTTTTACCTCAGCTATCTCCGCTGTATCTTCTCTTATCTTCGCCTATGCGGGTACACCGGCCTTCTTCGCAGTTGCAGCTGAGATGCGAGACCCAGAGCTCTATACCCGGTCTCTACTCGTCTGTCAAAGTGGAGTGACAGCTACTTATATTGCAATTGGCACTGTTGTCTATTATTTCTGCGGCTCATTTGTTGCGTCCCCAGCACTGGGTTCCGCGGGTCCAATAATGAAGAAAGCTGCTTACGGCCTAGCTCTGCCAGGCCTCATAGTCACAACGACGATTGTTGTTCAT TTACCGGCCAAGTACATCTTTGTTCGTATCCTACGAGGGTCAAAGCATTTGACAACAAATGGTGTTGTCCATTGGGGGACGTGGCTAGGCTGCACATTAACCACCACTATAATTGCCTACGTAATTGCTAGCGGAATCCCCGTTTTTGGCGGTTTAGTGTCGCTTATTGGTGCTCTTCTTGGTACACTCATGTCGTTCCAGCCGATGGGTTGTATGTGGCTATATGATAACTGGAAGAGGGGTAAGCAAGAGATGATGTGGAAGTGGGTTTTGATGGTTATGTTCAGCAGCTTCGTTGTGGTTTCTGGCACGTTTCTTATGATTGTCGGCACTTATGGCTCTGTTGTCGGTATCATAGATTCGTACAAGGAGAGTGGCGGTTCAACTGCTTGGACCTGTGCAGATAACTCAAACTCTGCATGA
- a CDS encoding proline racemase (similar to Colletotrichum gloeosporioides Nara gc5 XP_007276135.1) yields MPFGKILHVVGIHAAGEVCDVVVGGVIDVPGLTMYDKMMHLWKHQDGLRQLLMNEPRGSSAMCHNLILPPCNKEADAGFIIMEHEEYPPMSGANTIATATVLLETGMIEMQSPITSLKLDTPAGLVAVDAECQGGKCVSVSFHNVPSFVFALDKEISVPGIGKIKVDIAWGGMIYALVDASTLGLEIKSKNGAELVRMGETIKRAVQEQTDPVHPENPKIRGVSILEFTEPLIDDGHKQSAVNTVVVSPGRLDRSPCGTGTCARLAVLHARGILRVGDFLCHRSIIGTEFIGSIGETTTVGEYPAIRPTVKGSAWITTFKQVVLHPTDPFPEGFRVGDVWQM; encoded by the coding sequence ATGCCCTTCGGAAAAATTCTCCACGTTGTCGGCATCCATGCAGCCGGCGAAGTCTGCGATGTAGTCGTTGGCGGAGTAATTGATGTCCCAGGACTGACCATGTACGACAAAATGATGCATCTCTGGAAGCACCAAGATGGATTGCGGCAACTTCTAATGAACGAGCCGCGTGGATCCTCTGCCATGTGCCATAATCTCATTCTTCCGCCATGCAATAAAGAGGCAGATGCCGGTTTCATTATCATGGAACACGAAGAGTATCCGCCCATGTCAGGAGCAAACACCATTGCCACCGCCACTGTCCTGCTCGAAACGGGCATGATTGAAATGCAGTCGCCTATTACAAGCCTTAAGCTAGACACGCCAGCGGGTTTGGTAGCGGTGGATGCTGAGTGCCAGGGGGGCAAATGCGTCAGCGTCTCTTTTCACAATGTACCGTCGTTTGTGTTTGCTCTGGACAAGGAGATTTCAGTTCCAGGCATCGGGAAAATTAAGGTCGACATTGCGTGGGGGGGCATGATATACGCTCTTGTTGATGCTTCTACGCTTGGATTGGAGATTAAGAGCAAAAATGGCGCGGAGTTGGTGCGGATGGGAGAGACCATCAAACGCGCAGTTCAGGAACAGACGGATCCAGTCCATCCTGAGAATCCGAAGATCAGGGGCGTGAGCATTTTGGAATTTACAGAGCCATTGATAGATGATGGTCACAAACAGTCGGCAGTTAACACCGTCGTCGTCTCGCCGGGACGACTCGACCGAAGCCCATGCGGCACGGGGACCTGCGCTCGTCTTGCCGTTCTCCACGCGCGTGGTATTCTTAGGGTTGGGGACTTCCTTTGTCATCGCAGCATCATTGGGACGGAGTTTATCGGATCTATTGGCGAGACAACAACGGTTGGAGAGTATCCTGCCATCCGCCCTACGGTGAAGGGAAGCGCTTGGATCACCACTTTCAAACAGGTCGTTTTGCATCCCACGGACCCCTTCCCTGAAGGCTTCAGGGTCGGCGATGTTTGGCAGATGTAA